From the Lolium rigidum isolate FL_2022 chromosome 2, APGP_CSIRO_Lrig_0.1, whole genome shotgun sequence genome, one window contains:
- the LOC124692669 gene encoding temperature-induced lipocalin-1-like, giving the protein MAAKVKSGSEMGVVLGLDVARYMGRWYEIASFPNFFQPRDGQDTRATYELMEDGATVHVLNETWSKGKRDYIEGTAYKADPASDEAKLKVKFYVPPFLPIIPVVGDYWVLYVDDDYQYALVGEPRRKSLWILCRKTHIDDEVYSQLLDKAKEEGYDVSKLHKTPQSDPPPESDAAPTDTKGTWWFKSLFGK; this is encoded by the exons ATGGCGGCGAAGGTGAAGAGCGGGAGCGAGATGGGGGTGGTGCTGGGGCTGGACGTGGCGCGGTACATGGGGCGGTGGTACGAGATCGCCTCCTTCCCCAACTTCTTCCAGCCGCGCGACGGGCAGGACACGCGCGCGACCTACGAGCTGATGGAGGACGGCGCCACGGTGCACGTGCTGAACGAGACGTGGAGCAAGGGGAAGCGCGACTACATCGAGGGCACCGCCTACAAGGCCGACCCGGCCAGCGACGAGGCCAAGCTCAAGGTCAAGTTCTACGTCCCGCCCTTCCTCCCCATCATCCCCGTCGTCGGCGACTACTGGGTCCTCTACGTCGACGATGACTACCAGTACGCGCTCGTCGGCGAGCCCCGCCGGAAGAGCCTATGG ATCCTGTGCAGGAAGACGCACATAGACGACGAGGTCTACAGCCAGCTGCTGGACAAGGCCAAGGAGGAAGGCTACGACGTCTCCAAGCTGCACAAGACGCCGCAGAGCGACCCGCCGCCGGAGAGCGACGCCGCGCCCACCGACACCAAAGGGACATGGTGGTTCAAGTCACTCTTCGGTAAATGA